The genomic region TCGTGGATAGTCTGATTCCCGCTTTTGGTGGAAAAGGGGAAATATTCGATCCTGCCAAAATATACTATATCATTGTTCTATGCGGAGTCCCATTTCTGGCGCTGGCTATGATGGGGAATAATGTGATAAGGGCAGAGGGAAAACCCAGGTTTGCGATGACCGCGATGATCATCCCGTCTGTTGCCAACCTGATCCTAGATTATATTCTTATTAACCAGTTGGATATGGGAATGCAGGGTGCAGCGCTTGCTACTACAGCATCTTACGTTTTCTGTCTGGGATATATCGTATGGTTCTTCTTATCTAAAAATTCAGAATTAAAGATAAGTGCGACGCACTTTAGACTGGATATCCCGATCTTAAAGGAAATGTCTTCCCTTGGTGCGGTTACCCTGGCGCGACAGGCGGTTGTGAGCATTACCTATCTTTTGATGAACAATATTCTTTTTGATCTGGGAGGTGAAGATTCGGTAACAGTATATGCGATTATTGCCAGAATGCTAATGTTTGCGTTATTTCCTGTGCTGGGAGTAACACAGGGATTTCTGCCAATTGCCGGTTTTAACTATGGGGCGCAAAAATTTGGAAGGGTTCGAAAAAGTATAAATACCGCTATTATATATTCTTCAGTAATGGGCCTTTTGATCTTTCTGGGCATTATGTTTTTCGCGCCAGATATCGTAAGGATATTTACCGATGAAGCTTCGATAATTGAACAGACCCCTTCAGCAATGCGTTGGGTTTTTGCAGCAATACCTATAGTGACCATTCAGTTGATCGGGGCGGCCTATTTTCAGGCCATTGGGAAGGCTATTCCAGCATTTCTATTAACGTTATCCAGGCAGGGATTCATCTTTATTCCTCTGGTTTTAGTATT from Gramella sp. MT6 harbors:
- a CDS encoding MATE family efflux transporter; this encodes MAVRNSKELGEKPIGKLLIQQAVPASVGILVMSLNILVDTIFVGNWIGPIAIAAINVVLPVSFFIAALGMAIGIGGSSIISRALGADDNYKALKTFGNQITLTILLSSALVIPGLIFVDSLIPAFGGKGEIFDPAKIYYIIVLCGVPFLALAMMGNNVIRAEGKPRFAMTAMIIPSVANLILDYILINQLDMGMQGAALATTASYVFCLGYIVWFFLSKNSELKISATHFRLDIPILKEMSSLGAVTLARQAVVSITYLLMNNILFDLGGEDSVTVYAIIARMLMFALFPVLGVTQGFLPIAGFNYGAQKFGRVRKSINTAIIYSSVMGLLIFLGIMFFAPDIVRIFTDEASIIEQTPSAMRWVFAAIPIVTIQLIGAAYFQAIGKAIPAFLLTLSRQGFIFIPLVLVLPYFYGEIGVWISFPIADLLSTIITAYFLNREIVRTLK